In the Lepisosteus oculatus isolate fLepOcu1 chromosome 6, fLepOcu1.hap2, whole genome shotgun sequence genome, one interval contains:
- the LOC138239378 gene encoding neurexin-4-like, protein MSPHPVSGRGVGLVGILGWTQDELLGTTCNCDANDEVWRSDEGYLSDKASLPMREVRLGDTRDMPMEMAFHTIGKLFCTGQKTMDPVLESCAALKEAGFVESRRYIIDPDGPGQGLSQFEVYCDMASDPLTGITVVSHNSGHRMRVAPCEEKGCYRKELQYEADLPQLHALTQVSRSCQQYVKLDCRHTRFVQSGWGWWVSWDGQKMLDWGGAERNSGSCACGMTGTCFGMGRLCNCDSNDHVWRMDEGFLRDKNSLPVKAVHFGDTKDAPLEMAFHTVGKLTCKGKISSTSPSILTQA, encoded by the exons ATGTCGCCACACCCGGTTTCTGGGAGAGGAGTGGGGCTGGTGGGTATCCTGGGATGGACGCAGGATGAACTCTTGGGGACA ACATGCAACTGCGATGCTAATGACGAAGTGTGGCGTTCAGATGAAGGCTACCTGTCTGACAAGGCCTCCCTGCCCATGAGAGAGGTGAGATTAGGAGACACCCGAGACATGCCAATGGAGATGGCCTTCCACACAATTGGAAAACTGTTCTGCACTGGACAAA AGACCATGGATCCAGTGCTGGAGTCTTGTGCAGCTCTGAAGGAGGCTGGCTTTGTGGAGTCAAGGCGATACATCATTGACCCAGATGGGCCAGGACAGGGGCTCTCCCAGTTCGAGGTGTACTGTGATATGGCTTCTGACCCACTGACAG GTATCACAGTGGTGAGTCACAACAGTGGGCACCGCATGCGTGTGGCTCCTTGCGAAGAGAAAGGCTGTTACAGGAAAGAGCTCCAATACGAAGCTGATCTCCCTCAGCTCCACGCCTTAACACAAGTGTCCAGGTCCTGCCAGCAGTATGTCAAG CTGGACTGTCGGCACACTCGCTTCGTTCAGTCTGGCTGGGGCTGGTGGGTCTCATGGGACGGGCAGAAGATGCTGGACTGGGGAGGAGCTGAGAGGAACAGTGGGAGCTGTGCTTGTGGCATGACAG GTACATGCTTTGGAATGGGGCGCCTGTGTAACTGTGACAGCAATGATCACGTCTGGAGGATGGATGAGGGTTTTCTCAGAGACAAAAACTCGCTGCCTGTGAAGGCCGTGCACTTTGGGGACACTAAGGATGCCCCTCTAGAAATGGCCTTCCACACTGTAGGAAAACTGACCTGCAAAGGGAAAA TCTCAAGCACATCACCGAGCATCTTAACCCAGGCATAA